From the genome of Nitrosarchaeum sp., one region includes:
- a CDS encoding DNA-directed RNA polymerase → MSKKTQIIWKIDKNLLKQSVNYPKIHKFKFNKNTQLFSISTLVDVVRIPPSLFGTALKKAATNILKDKYESMINAELGYIIMILDAKVDEMGKMIAGDGGTFHRVEFEALTFYPKLQEIVQGEIVDITDFGAFVRIGPTDALLHLSQVMDDYLKSDVKSGMILANQSGRTLKVGSTLRARITAVSLGKAAAMGKIGITCRQPFLGADAWIAEEIKKSSGGSSDSKEAKVEAS, encoded by the coding sequence ATGAGTAAAAAAACGCAGATTATTTGGAAAATTGATAAAAATTTACTCAAACAAAGCGTAAATTACCCAAAGATTCATAAATTCAAATTCAACAAAAACACACAGTTGTTTTCTATATCCACCCTAGTTGATGTTGTTAGGATTCCACCAAGCTTGTTTGGAACCGCACTCAAAAAGGCTGCAACAAACATTCTCAAAGACAAGTATGAGAGCATGATTAATGCAGAATTAGGTTACATCATTATGATTTTAGATGCCAAAGTTGACGAAATGGGAAAGATGATTGCTGGAGACGGTGGAACTTTTCACAGAGTAGAATTTGAAGCATTGACATTTTATCCAAAACTCCAAGAAATTGTTCAAGGAGAAATTGTAGACATTACAGACTTTGGAGCATTTGTAAGAATTGGTCCAACTGATGCATTGCTACACTTGTCACAAGTTATGGATGACTATCTAAAGAGCGATGTAAAGTCTGGAATGATTTTAGCTAATCAAAGTGGTAGAACATTAAAAGTGGGTTCCACACTTAGAGCAAGAATTACTGCAGTATCATTAGGTAAAGCTGCTGCAATGGGAAAGATTGGAATTACATGCAGACAACCATTCCTTGGTGCAGATGCATGGATTGCAGAAGAGATTAAAAAATCATCTGGCGGTTCTAGTGATTCAAAAGAAGCTAAAGTAGAGGCAAGTTAA
- the nadA gene encoding quinolinate synthase NadA, translated as MLVQQSSSLKDEIMRLKKEKDVVILAHNYQIPDVQDIADFTGDSLGLSRQAAKVPQKTILFCGVHFMAETAAIISPEKRVLIPDLEAGCSLSDSITIDELRNWKKQHPNAITVGYVNTTAEIKSELDYCCTSANAVNVVKAIPEDNEILFLPDMFLGSYVAKVTGRKNMFIWAGECHVHAGIKPEDITEKLNSLKDAEFVIHPECSCTTPMMYDAAAGSFDGNKVSILSTEGMLNHVNNSKAKNFVVATETGILYKMKQQNPDKNFIPASEKAECQYMKMITLEKVYDALVQERNQVVVPKEIADKARTAIERMLAIS; from the coding sequence ATGTTAGTTCAACAATCATCGAGTCTCAAAGATGAAATCATGCGTCTAAAAAAAGAAAAAGACGTTGTTATCTTGGCTCATAATTATCAAATTCCAGATGTCCAAGATATCGCAGATTTTACTGGTGACTCGTTAGGCCTATCAAGACAAGCAGCCAAAGTTCCTCAAAAAACAATTCTTTTTTGTGGTGTTCACTTTATGGCAGAAACTGCTGCAATCATCTCACCTGAAAAAAGAGTATTGATTCCTGATTTAGAAGCTGGATGTTCACTATCTGATTCTATAACTATAGATGAACTAAGAAACTGGAAGAAACAACATCCAAATGCAATCACAGTTGGTTATGTAAACACAACTGCGGAGATAAAATCTGAATTAGATTACTGCTGCACTTCAGCAAATGCTGTAAATGTAGTAAAGGCAATTCCTGAAGATAACGAGATTTTATTTTTACCTGACATGTTTCTGGGTTCTTATGTTGCTAAAGTTACTGGTAGGAAAAACATGTTCATCTGGGCAGGAGAGTGTCATGTACATGCAGGCATCAAACCCGAAGATATCACAGAAAAACTAAATTCACTCAAAGACGCTGAATTTGTAATTCATCCTGAATGCAGTTGTACCACACCAATGATGTATGATGCAGCAGCTGGAAGTTTTGATGGAAACAAAGTATCTATCTTATCTACAGAAGGAATGCTAAATCACGTAAATAATTCAAAAGCAAAGAACTTTGTTGTTGCAACTGAGACTGGAATTTTATACAAAATGAAACAACAAAATCCAGACAAAAATTTCATCCCCGCATCTGAAAAAGCAGAATGCCAATACATGAAGATGATAACCCTTGAAAAAGTCTATGATGCTCTAGTTCAAGAGAGAAACCAAGTTGTAGTGCCAAAAGAGATTGCAGACAAGGCAAGAACCGCAATAGAGCGAATGCTTGCAATTAGCTAA
- a CDS encoding aspartate dehydrogenase produces MKRIGLLGCGAIGTQIALAIDSGKIPGTLTHVYDYSKEASETLVKKLQNKPTIVENPHLLSSHPVDIIVEAASQEAVRNVAHSVLQNKRDLMIMSVGALLDESIYDILSEACEHFHKTIYLPSGAIGGLDAIKSVSTLLESVTLTTTKHPKSLKGAKFFETSDINLDKITTPTIIFEGTAKEAVSQFPANINVAALLSLVGMGSEKTMVKIVADPNTDKNTHTIIAQGKFGKMSFNIENIPDETNPKTSKLAILSAIETLRKYCSSGISIGT; encoded by the coding sequence TTGAAAAGAATTGGGCTCTTGGGGTGTGGTGCAATTGGGACTCAAATTGCATTAGCAATTGATTCAGGTAAAATTCCAGGTACACTGACACACGTGTATGATTATTCTAAAGAAGCATCTGAAACTCTGGTAAAAAAACTACAAAACAAACCAACCATTGTTGAAAATCCCCACCTACTATCTTCTCATCCAGTTGACATTATAGTCGAAGCAGCATCACAAGAAGCAGTTAGAAATGTAGCTCACAGTGTCTTGCAAAATAAACGAGATTTGATGATAATGAGTGTTGGCGCATTACTTGATGAATCAATTTATGATATTTTATCTGAAGCATGTGAGCATTTTCATAAAACAATCTACTTGCCGTCTGGTGCAATTGGTGGTCTTGATGCAATAAAATCAGTTTCCACTTTACTTGAATCAGTTACTCTAACTACCACCAAACATCCAAAGTCACTCAAGGGTGCAAAATTCTTTGAGACATCTGATATCAATCTAGACAAAATCACAACACCGACAATCATCTTTGAAGGAACCGCAAAAGAAGCCGTATCACAATTTCCTGCAAACATCAATGTTGCAGCATTACTTAGTCTAGTTGGAATGGGAAGTGAAAAGACAATGGTAAAAATTGTTGCAGATCCAAACACTGACAAAAATACTCATACTATTATTGCACAAGGAAAGTTTGGAAAGATGTCATTTAACATTGAAAATATTCCAGATGAGACAAACCCAAAGACTAGCAAACTTGCAATTTTATCTGCAATTGAAACTCTAAGAAAATACTGCTCCAGTGGAATATCTATTGGAACATAA
- a CDS encoding DNA double-strand break repair nuclease NurA: MLSILKGPKFEQILQKAKQNWVEFTPTKQDVSTAGIDSSFNNTRFQGIELWATTAVSIKSNGEVLIDLHDSGLGSDIDLSKIASKMEIEACEKTVDSVDLVLMDGSLHSQFMTRQSSLDAMVVKTIKKRDNVIFIAKTSNTKKQFENLGSLAGDIFYYNHITKGAGFSKIFVEKKYGADKVISSTFVRLSDSTPIIKLEFLGGNRDNDEIKSIMNKLYKSSVGGYPYALKLAHNNCKISDKELAKMVSLLGLSNEIGSREVLS, from the coding sequence ATGCTGTCCATTCTAAAAGGGCCCAAATTTGAACAGATTTTACAGAAAGCAAAGCAGAATTGGGTAGAATTTACGCCTACAAAACAAGACGTTAGTACTGCTGGAATAGACAGTAGCTTTAACAATACAAGATTTCAAGGAATTGAACTCTGGGCAACAACTGCAGTATCAATTAAATCAAATGGAGAAGTATTGATAGATTTACATGATTCCGGATTAGGTTCGGATATAGATCTATCAAAAATTGCAAGTAAAATGGAAATTGAGGCATGTGAAAAAACTGTGGATTCAGTAGATTTGGTATTAATGGATGGATCACTTCATTCACAATTTATGACAAGACAATCATCATTAGATGCAATGGTTGTAAAAACAATAAAAAAAAGAGACAATGTAATTTTTATTGCAAAGACGTCAAATACAAAAAAACAATTTGAGAATCTAGGTTCGTTAGCAGGAGATATTTTTTATTATAATCACATAACAAAAGGTGCAGGATTTAGTAAGATATTTGTTGAAAAGAAATATGGAGCAGATAAAGTAATTTCTTCGACATTTGTGAGATTAAGTGATTCAACACCAATCATAAAGCTAGAATTTTTAGGTGGAAATAGAGATAATGATGAAATAAAATCAATAATGAATAAACTATACAAAAGTAGTGTTGGAGGATACCCATATGCATTGAAGCTTGCACATAACAACTGTAAAATATCTGACAAAGAACTTGCAAAAATGGTTAGCTTGTTAGGATTGAGTAACGAAATTGGTTCACGCGAGGTTTTAAGTTGA
- a CDS encoding PEFG-CTERM sorting domain-containing protein, with product MKFVFAFVVLLMLIPTSFAFGSHIIDDMDAFAQYLDITQISSEKYVLTIDDKTYDIHYGYHGSFEVNLEKTQEYPKLSSMEIVPERKSIQITMESVPSTSIFWLRLPLNVISAEGAQYKLTIDGVDTQYDLIKYPDNYALGMMLPKDAKNVEITGTYVVPEFGMLPIMILGIILVGTVYIARKSSFGSRLELIK from the coding sequence GTGAAATTTGTTTTTGCCTTTGTTGTTCTTTTGATGTTGATTCCAACAAGTTTTGCTTTTGGTAGTCATATCATTGATGATATGGATGCATTTGCACAGTACCTGGATATTACTCAAATTTCCTCTGAAAAATATGTCCTAACCATTGATGATAAGACATATGATATTCATTATGGGTATCATGGCAGTTTTGAAGTCAATCTAGAAAAAACACAAGAATATCCAAAACTATCTTCTATGGAAATAGTTCCTGAAAGAAAGTCAATTCAAATTACTATGGAGAGTGTCCCTTCAACTAGTATTTTTTGGCTACGACTACCACTCAATGTGATATCTGCTGAAGGTGCACAATACAAGCTAACAATTGATGGTGTAGATACACAATACGACCTAATCAAATATCCTGACAACTATGCATTGGGAATGATGCTCCCAAAGGATGCAAAAAATGTTGAAATTACTGGAACATATGTTGTTCCTGAATTTGGTATGTTGCCAATTATGATTTTAGGAATTATTCTTGTTGGTACAGTTTACATTGCTAGAAAATCTTCTTTTGGCTCAAGACTAGAATTAATTAAGTGA
- a CDS encoding ATP-binding protein has translation MNTGFVIGESKPTFVTAITSRPLSVGEYIKIDSDEGEILGLVEKSSVSSAAFADVKNFDEAFESTEIAEINKRDKTYTAHIGILGFLENLRKGQSIIPAVPPIPGTPISQPTKEDLETIFSPQKEGWVKIGNLLREKSIEAKINLDKIVARHLGILAMTGMGKSNLVSLITKQIGKLKGTVIIFDYHNDYTTLNIPRINVIDAKINPRLLDADQLSEVLEIRDGANVQQRVLRMAFTKQVKESKEFWKKLETEVEFIVNSEDKKIKEIRTSAYRVQDIIEEAQRRFEDILDPDMGDPISFIKEGRTNILNISELSEKQANVALAFYLQQLLKDRKDASIVKHGRSKRERNYKFDSPIFVIIEEAHVFIPKDHDTSAKYWAAKIAREGRKFGLGLGIVSQRPRSVDLNVLSQLGSFAIMKIIQEDDQRQIAAATESTSRELIAQLTSLNVGDAVLVGQWTNLPSLVHVEEVKEKIMGADQSAVNAWANAEKMNEIAVESTQGLVKKDLLLD, from the coding sequence TTGAACACCGGTTTTGTAATAGGAGAATCAAAGCCCACATTTGTAACGGCTATTACATCAAGACCACTTTCGGTTGGAGAATATATTAAAATTGATTCAGATGAAGGAGAGATTCTAGGATTAGTTGAAAAATCATCTGTATCAAGTGCTGCATTTGCAGATGTTAAAAATTTTGATGAAGCATTTGAAAGCACAGAAATTGCAGAGATAAACAAGAGAGATAAAACATACACTGCACATATAGGAATTTTAGGATTTTTAGAAAATTTACGAAAGGGACAATCAATTATACCAGCAGTTCCACCGATTCCAGGAACACCAATATCACAGCCAACAAAAGAGGATTTGGAGACTATTTTCAGCCCACAAAAAGAGGGTTGGGTCAAAATTGGGAATTTATTAAGAGAAAAATCAATTGAAGCTAAAATCAATCTCGATAAAATTGTTGCAAGACATTTAGGAATTTTAGCGATGACCGGAATGGGAAAAAGCAATCTTGTTTCATTAATTACAAAACAGATTGGTAAACTAAAAGGGACAGTGATAATTTTTGATTATCATAATGACTATACAACATTAAACATTCCACGCATAAATGTAATTGATGCAAAAATTAATCCTAGATTATTGGATGCAGATCAATTATCAGAAGTTTTAGAAATTAGAGACGGTGCAAATGTGCAACAAAGAGTATTAAGAATGGCATTTACAAAACAAGTAAAAGAATCAAAAGAATTTTGGAAGAAATTAGAAACAGAAGTAGAATTCATTGTAAATTCAGAAGATAAAAAAATCAAAGAGATCAGAACATCAGCGTATAGAGTTCAAGACATTATAGAGGAAGCTCAAAGAAGATTTGAAGACATATTGGATCCAGATATGGGAGACCCAATTAGTTTTATCAAAGAGGGACGGACAAATATTTTAAATATTTCAGAATTATCTGAAAAGCAAGCAAACGTTGCACTGGCATTCTATTTACAACAACTACTCAAAGACAGAAAAGATGCCAGTATTGTAAAACATGGAAGATCAAAAAGAGAGAGAAATTACAAGTTTGATTCACCTATTTTTGTAATAATAGAAGAAGCACATGTGTTTATTCCAAAAGATCATGATACAAGTGCAAAATATTGGGCAGCCAAAATTGCCAGAGAAGGAAGAAAGTTTGGATTGGGTTTAGGAATAGTGTCACAGAGACCAAGAAGTGTAGATCTGAACGTTCTCAGTCAACTAGGATCTTTTGCCATAATGAAAATAATACAAGAAGATGATCAGCGTCAAATAGCAGCTGCTACAGAATCTACTAGTCGTGAATTAATTGCTCAATTGACTTCTTTGAATGTAGGAGATGCAGTATTGGTAGGACAATGGACCAATTTACCCTCGCTAGTACACGTTGAAGAAGTAAAGGAAAAGATCATGGGAGCAGATCAAAGTGCGGTTAATGCATGGGCAAATGCAGAAAAGATGAATGAGATTGCTGTAGAATCAACTCAAGGACTTGTCAAGAAAGATTTATTGTTAGACTAA
- a CDS encoding tetratricopeptide repeat protein — protein MVGLFSKNPKEKNLLQKRKELRKLVKKKQHDDALKLGLEILQKAPYEQNVLFIVGGIYYMKNQYQTAMPYFERALDIGAYDVEVLTLKANSHYFLGEPKKALACCEKIKEIDPKNKAVAELLSKIK, from the coding sequence TTGGTGGGTCTGTTTAGTAAAAATCCAAAAGAAAAAAACCTTTTACAAAAAAGAAAAGAGTTGCGAAAACTAGTCAAGAAAAAACAGCATGATGATGCTTTGAAATTAGGATTGGAAATACTACAAAAAGCACCATATGAACAAAATGTCTTGTTTATTGTAGGTGGTATCTATTACATGAAAAATCAATATCAGACGGCCATGCCATATTTTGAAAGGGCTTTAGATATTGGCGCTTATGATGTTGAAGTTTTAACTCTCAAAGCAAATTCGCATTATTTTCTTGGGGAACCAAAAAAAGCGCTTGCATGCTGTGAAAAAATCAAAGAAATTGATCCAAAAAATAAAGCAGTTGCTGAATTACTATCTAAAATAAAATAA
- a CDS encoding sodium-translocating pyrophosphatase, whose product MDLQLILPIAAGIASFIVALGIVAWISKQPSGTKEMMEISNAVKVGAAAFLRREMKIIIPIAIALSVIIGFFIGFSNGLAFAVGATLSAVAGLISLKITVKAAVRAAHLSSSGLGKTFAMAFRGGATVGLAVPAMALLAITGLYMVYPDPITIAGVGIGASLIALFIRIGGGIFTKAADMGADLVGKVEANIPEDDPRNPATIADNVGDNVGDAAGMGSDVYESYIVTILASLLIAALIGAPEIFMYPILIGASGMIASIIGIVIVRSANITDVMKPLNLSFYVSAAIAIGLNFVFTYYFIGQTAIAYALFATTVIGVILVPVIQKITDRYTNYKYKPVQEIVESAKWGYASLTLMGIIKGMQSTGPFMIALIIAIIVSFSIASNAAPEGADPILYGIFGTSLTAMAMLSLAGIVLSIDAFGPIADNAGGIVEMTGMGEENRKVTDEIDAVGNTTKAVTKGFAIASAGLAALAMIQAFQFEAAHIFEGVLALNYGLTNVTVIVGLLVGGLIPFIITGQLINGVSRAAGKMVDEVRRQFKSDAGILEGTSKPDYAKCVDIATAASIKELWKPAVIAIISPIVLGILLGPTAVAGLLMGAVVTGIPLAYHLANTGGAWDNAKKLVEMQGDKGTEIHKVAVVGDIIGDPYKDTAGPALNTVIKLLNTIAIVFVSAFIAILAL is encoded by the coding sequence ATGGATCTTCAACTGATTTTGCCTATCGCGGCAGGCATTGCTTCATTTATCGTTGCTCTAGGTATAGTTGCATGGATCTCAAAGCAACCTTCAGGTACCAAAGAGATGATGGAGATTTCAAACGCCGTCAAAGTTGGTGCAGCTGCATTTTTGAGACGAGAGATGAAAATAATTATTCCAATAGCCATCGCATTATCAGTTATTATCGGTTTTTTTATCGGGTTTTCAAACGGGTTAGCATTTGCAGTAGGTGCAACACTTTCTGCAGTTGCAGGACTTATTTCATTAAAAATCACAGTTAAAGCAGCAGTTAGAGCTGCCCATCTAAGTAGCAGTGGACTAGGCAAGACATTTGCAATGGCTTTTAGAGGCGGTGCAACAGTTGGTCTGGCAGTTCCTGCAATGGCATTGTTGGCAATTACTGGACTTTACATGGTTTATCCTGACCCAATCACCATTGCTGGAGTTGGTATCGGTGCAAGTCTCATTGCATTATTTATCAGAATTGGCGGTGGCATCTTCACCAAGGCCGCAGACATGGGAGCAGACTTGGTAGGAAAAGTTGAAGCAAACATTCCTGAAGATGATCCTAGAAATCCTGCAACAATTGCTGACAACGTCGGTGATAATGTAGGTGACGCTGCAGGAATGGGTTCTGATGTTTACGAATCTTACATTGTTACAATACTTGCATCATTACTTATCGCAGCACTAATTGGTGCTCCTGAAATCTTCATGTACCCAATTCTAATCGGAGCATCTGGAATGATTGCATCAATTATTGGAATTGTTATTGTGCGTTCTGCAAATATTACTGATGTTATGAAACCTCTTAACTTGTCATTTTATGTCTCTGCAGCAATTGCAATTGGACTGAATTTTGTTTTCACTTACTACTTTATCGGACAAACTGCAATCGCATATGCATTATTTGCAACTACTGTGATTGGTGTCATACTAGTACCAGTCATTCAAAAGATTACAGACAGATATACCAATTACAAATACAAACCAGTTCAAGAGATTGTTGAATCTGCAAAATGGGGATACGCATCACTAACATTGATGGGAATTATCAAAGGAATGCAATCCACCGGACCATTTATGATTGCATTAATTATTGCAATTATAGTTTCATTTAGTATTGCTTCTAATGCTGCACCTGAAGGTGCCGACCCAATATTATATGGAATCTTTGGAACTTCATTAACTGCAATGGCTATGCTTAGTCTTGCAGGAATTGTACTTAGCATCGATGCATTTGGACCAATTGCAGATAATGCAGGTGGCATTGTTGAGATGACTGGAATGGGCGAAGAAAACAGAAAAGTCACTGATGAAATTGATGCTGTAGGAAACACAACAAAGGCGGTAACCAAAGGATTTGCTATTGCCAGTGCTGGATTGGCCGCGCTTGCAATGATACAGGCATTCCAATTTGAAGCAGCCCACATCTTTGAAGGAGTTTTAGCATTGAATTATGGATTAACAAATGTAACAGTTATTGTAGGATTGTTGGTTGGTGGATTAATTCCATTTATTATCACTGGACAACTAATCAATGGTGTATCTCGTGCTGCTGGAAAGATGGTAGATGAAGTTAGACGACAATTCAAATCAGACGCTGGAATTTTAGAAGGAACTTCAAAGCCTGATTATGCAAAATGTGTAGACATTGCAACTGCTGCATCCATTAAAGAACTTTGGAAACCTGCAGTAATTGCAATTATTTCACCAATTGTTTTAGGTATTTTGTTGGGCCCAACAGCTGTTGCCGGATTACTTATGGGTGCAGTAGTTACTGGAATTCCACTTGCATATCATTTGGCAAATACTGGTGGTGCATGGGATAATGCAAAGAAACTAGTAGAGATGCAAGGTGATAAAGGAACTGAAATCCACAAAGTAGCAGTAGTTGGTGATATCATTGGTGATCCTTACAAAGATACCGCAGGCCCTGCATTAAACACTGTAATTAAATTACTAAATACAATTGCAATCGTCTTTGTATCTGCATTTATTGCAATACTTGCACTCTAG
- a CDS encoding GTP-dependent dephospho-CoA kinase family protein, producing MKLPDSLRAQLKIPMGILIPENQVSKSNIEKHLGKNSYIITVGDRTTEKMISFGLIPSLQIIDNYEKRIKREPTMSPIVYTELSCNNPAAEITSVSIDIIKKAFTSKTPVRLTVVGEEDLLVIPVCIHAPENSVVLYGQPNEGLVIVKVTPEIRNKTQRLLDSME from the coding sequence GTGAAATTACCTGATTCTCTTAGAGCCCAACTGAAAATTCCAATGGGAATTTTAATTCCTGAAAATCAAGTATCAAAATCAAACATTGAAAAACATCTCGGAAAAAATTCTTACATCATTACAGTTGGAGATAGAACAACTGAAAAGATGATCTCATTTGGTTTAATCCCTTCTTTACAAATTATTGATAATTATGAAAAACGAATAAAGCGAGAACCAACAATGTCTCCAATTGTATACACCGAACTTTCATGTAATAATCCTGCAGCTGAAATCACTTCAGTAAGTATTGATATCATCAAAAAAGCATTTACCTCAAAGACACCTGTAAGACTAACTGTTGTAGGTGAAGAGGACCTACTAGTAATTCCAGTATGTATTCATGCGCCTGAAAACTCTGTAGTGCTATACGGTCAGCCAAACGAAGGATTAGTCATAGTTAAGGTAACTCCAGAAATTAGAAATAAAACACAAAGATTACTTGATTCAATGGAATAA
- the nadC gene encoding carboxylating nicotinate-nucleotide diphosphorylase yields MISFNSKKQLIAFLAEDIGKGDITSVLLPRKKITAKIISREKAIVAGVNHAREIFKLKGCRVTILKKDGSRVNPNDAILKITGDAGKILTCERTALNLLTRMSGIATQTSELVKKISNKTKLYATRKTAPGLRYFDKEAVEIGGGVRHRLRLDEMVMIKDNHIAVSDSLLSLIKSAKKKHKKFEVEVENTADAVLAAREGATIIMLDNFSPEQIKKTIQVLKEEKLRDKVLLEASGGINAKNIAKYGKTGVDIISVGSITNSVKGIDMSLEV; encoded by the coding sequence ATGATTTCATTTAATTCTAAAAAACAGTTAATTGCATTTTTAGCTGAAGATATTGGTAAAGGAGACATCACAAGTGTTCTCTTACCTAGAAAAAAAATTACTGCTAAAATTATCTCAAGGGAAAAAGCTATAGTTGCAGGTGTGAATCATGCAAGAGAGATTTTCAAATTAAAAGGATGTAGAGTAACAATTCTAAAAAAAGATGGCAGTAGAGTAAATCCAAATGATGCAATTTTGAAGATAACTGGGGATGCTGGGAAGATCCTCACATGTGAGCGTACTGCGCTCAATTTACTTACAAGAATGAGCGGGATTGCTACTCAGACTAGTGAATTGGTAAAAAAGATTTCAAATAAAACTAAATTGTATGCCACAAGAAAGACGGCACCAGGTTTGAGATATTTCGATAAAGAGGCAGTAGAGATTGGTGGAGGAGTAAGACATCGATTAAGATTAGATGAGATGGTGATGATAAAAGACAATCACATTGCAGTAAGTGATTCTTTGTTGTCTTTGATTAAAAGTGCAAAGAAAAAACATAAAAAATTTGAAGTTGAAGTTGAAAATACTGCAGATGCAGTATTGGCAGCAAGAGAAGGGGCTACGATAATTATGTTAGATAATTTTTCACCAGAGCAAATTAAAAAAACAATTCAAGTTCTCAAGGAAGAAAAGTTGCGAGACAAAGTACTACTTGAAGCGTCAGGTGGAATTAATGCAAAAAATATTGCAAAGTATGGAAAAACAGGAGTAGATATCATATCTGTTGGAAGTATTACAAATTCCGTCAAGGGAATTGATATGAGTTTAGAAGTGTGA
- the spt4 gene encoding transcription elongation factor subunit Spt4, translating into MAREMACRKCKFVTTGKVCPACKSSDLTPDWNGVVLVVDPTNSQISKTLGIKQKGKYAIKVT; encoded by the coding sequence ATGGCTCGAGAGATGGCTTGTAGAAAATGCAAGTTTGTAACTACAGGTAAAGTTTGTCCAGCATGTAAATCATCGGATTTGACACCAGACTGGAATGGAGTAGTACTAGTTGTAGACCCAACAAATTCTCAAATTTCAAAGACATTGGGAATTAAACAAAAAGGCAAGTACGCAATCAAAGTTACGTAA
- a CDS encoding Mrp/NBP35 family ATP-binding protein produces the protein MVGVDQVLEKLSTVIDPDLKKDIVSMGMIKDLELNDNNLKFTLELTTPACPFNVEIEDDVRKAIGELKELKNFDMKVTAKVMEGRSLDADTGMATVKNIIGVASGKGGVGKSTVSLNLALALQQTGAKVGLLDADIYGPSIPLMLGMKSGHMEVEDNKLQPAKYNGLQVVSFGFFAEQSHQAAIYRGPIISGILKQFLVDTNWSDLDYLIVDLPPGTGDIPLTLAQTIPITGILVVTTPQDVASNVAVKAISMFEKLNVPIIGVVENMSHFICPSCNDKHYIFGDGGAQKISEQFKIPFLGEIPLNSGIMSGSDLGKPIMITSPDSPSALAFRTSAKNIAAQCSILAAKMQDEMKSAEAPEDTPKTN, from the coding sequence ATGGTCGGAGTAGATCAAGTTCTCGAAAAACTTAGCACAGTAATTGATCCTGATTTGAAAAAAGACATTGTATCTATGGGAATGATCAAAGATCTTGAACTCAATGATAATAATCTAAAATTTACATTGGAGCTTACCACTCCTGCATGTCCATTTAATGTGGAGATTGAAGATGATGTAAGAAAAGCAATTGGCGAACTCAAAGAACTCAAAAATTTTGATATGAAAGTAACTGCAAAAGTAATGGAAGGCCGTTCCCTTGATGCAGATACTGGTATGGCAACTGTCAAAAATATTATCGGAGTTGCAAGTGGCAAAGGTGGCGTAGGAAAATCTACTGTCTCTTTGAATTTGGCTTTAGCTTTACAACAAACTGGAGCTAAAGTTGGTTTACTTGATGCTGATATCTATGGTCCAAGTATTCCTCTGATGCTTGGCATGAAGAGTGGTCACATGGAAGTAGAAGATAATAAACTACAACCAGCAAAGTATAATGGCCTTCAAGTAGTCTCTTTTGGATTTTTTGCAGAACAATCACACCAGGCAGCAATTTATCGAGGCCCAATCATTTCAGGAATCTTAAAACAATTTTTAGTTGACACTAATTGGTCTGATTTAGATTATCTAATTGTTGATCTTCCACCAGGTACTGGTGATATCCCACTAACACTTGCACAAACAATTCCAATTACCGGAATTTTGGTTGTAACAACTCCGCAAGATGTAGCAAGTAATGTTGCAGTAAAAGCAATCAGCATGTTTGAAAAATTAAACGTCCCAATTATTGGTGTTGTAGAAAACATGAGTCACTTTATCTGTCCAAGCTGCAACGATAAACACTATATCTTTGGTGATGGCGGTGCACAAAAAATCAGTGAACAATTTAAAATTCCATTCTTAGGTGAAATTCCATTAAACTCTGGAATAATGTCTGGTTCTGATTTAGGTAAACCAATAATGATTACTAGCCCTGATTCTCCAAGTGCACTTGCATTTAGAACCAGTGCAAAAAATATCGCAGCCCAATGTAGTATTCTTGCTGCAAAGATGCAAGACGAGATGAAGTCTGCAGAGGCACCTGAAGATACTCCAAAAACAAACTAA